A genomic segment from Actinomadura hallensis encodes:
- the dop gene encoding depupylase/deamidase Dop, which yields MSVRRVMGIETEYGISVPGQPGANAMVTSSQVVNAYLAASAARARRARWDFEEENPLRDARGFDLAREVADPSQLTDEDLGLANVILTNGARLYVDHAHPEYSAPECTNPRDAVIWDKAGERVMVDAAERAAMVPGTHPIQLYKNNTDNKGASYGCHENYLMRRETPFADIVRHLTPFFVSRQVVAGAGRVGIGVDGRGDGFQISQRADFFEVEVGLETTLKRPIINTRDEPHADPEKYRRLHVIIGDANMAELSTYLKLGTTSLVLAMIEDGFLTVDLSVDMPVAALRAVSHDPSCKHLLTLRDGRKMTAVQLQMEYLEQSRKYVEDRFGSDVDEMTKDVLDRWESVLHRLGEDPMQLSRELDWVAKLALLEGYRSRDNLDWSHPRLQLVDLQYSDVRPDKGLYNRLVARGRMERLVSEDQVLAAVEDPPEDTRAYFRGRCLRQYADSVAAASWDSVIFDVPGRESLQRVPTLEPLRGTKQHVGPLLDRCRTAADLVATLTGQD from the coding sequence ATGAGTGTTCGGCGGGTGATGGGCATCGAGACCGAGTACGGCATCTCCGTACCGGGACAGCCAGGGGCCAACGCGATGGTGACCTCCTCCCAGGTCGTCAACGCCTACCTCGCGGCATCGGCGGCGCGCGCCCGCAGGGCCCGCTGGGACTTCGAGGAGGAGAACCCGCTCCGCGACGCCCGCGGGTTCGACCTCGCCCGCGAGGTCGCCGACCCCAGCCAGCTCACCGACGAGGACCTCGGCCTCGCCAACGTCATCCTCACCAACGGCGCGCGGCTCTACGTCGACCACGCCCACCCCGAGTACTCCGCACCCGAGTGCACCAACCCCCGCGACGCCGTCATCTGGGACAAGGCCGGAGAACGCGTCATGGTCGACGCCGCCGAGCGCGCCGCCATGGTCCCCGGCACCCACCCCATCCAGCTCTACAAGAACAACACCGACAACAAGGGCGCCTCCTACGGCTGCCATGAGAACTACCTCATGCGCCGCGAGACGCCCTTCGCCGACATCGTCCGGCACCTCACCCCGTTCTTCGTCTCACGCCAGGTCGTCGCGGGCGCCGGCCGCGTCGGCATCGGCGTCGACGGACGCGGCGACGGCTTCCAGATCAGCCAGCGCGCCGACTTCTTCGAGGTCGAGGTCGGCCTCGAGACCACGCTCAAGCGGCCCATCATCAACACCCGCGACGAGCCCCACGCCGACCCCGAGAAGTACCGCCGCCTCCACGTCATCATCGGCGACGCCAACATGGCCGAGCTGTCCACCTACCTGAAGCTCGGCACCACCTCGCTCGTCCTCGCCATGATCGAGGACGGGTTCCTCACCGTCGACCTGTCCGTCGACATGCCCGTCGCCGCGCTGCGCGCCGTCTCCCACGACCCGTCCTGCAAGCACCTTCTCACGCTCCGCGACGGCCGCAAGATGACCGCGGTCCAGCTCCAGATGGAGTACCTCGAGCAGTCCCGCAAGTACGTCGAGGACCGTTTCGGGTCCGACGTCGACGAGATGACCAAGGACGTCCTGGACCGCTGGGAGTCGGTCCTCCACCGCCTGGGCGAGGACCCCATGCAGCTCTCCCGCGAGCTCGACTGGGTCGCCAAGCTCGCCCTCCTGGAGGGCTACCGCAGCCGCGACAACCTCGACTGGTCCCACCCGCGGCTCCAGCTCGTCGACCTGCAGTACAGCGACGTGCGGCCCGACAAGGGCCTCTACAACCGCCTCGTGGCGCGCGGCCGGATGGAACGGCTCGTCTCCGAGGACCAGGTCCTGGCCGCCGTCGAGGACCCGCCCGAGGACACCCGCGCCTACTTCCGCGGCCGCTGCCTGCGGCAGTACGCCGACTCCGTCGCGGCCGCCTCGTGGGACTCCGTCATCTTCGACGTCCCCGGCCGGGAGTCCCTGCAGCGCGTCCCCACCCTGGAGCCCCTGCGCGGCACCAAGCAGCACGTGGGGCCGCTCCTGGACCGCTGCCGTACCGCCGCCGACCTGGTGGCCACCCTGACCGGCCAGGACTGA
- the arc gene encoding proteasome ATPase, with protein MAARDDAGARKAQHEKEVKDLQTQISFLEEEISVLRRKLAESPRQVRVLEERLHEAQANLAAVTGQNERLVATLKEAREQIVALKEEVDRLAQPPSGFGVFLEARDDGTVDIFTGGRKLRVNVSPAVDVDSLQRGQEVLLNEALNVVEALDFEEQGEVVMLKELFDDGERALVIAHADEERVIKLAEPLRGVPLRAGDSLMLEPRSGYAYEKIHKAEVEELVLEEVPDISYDEIGGLGSQIEMIRDAVELPYLHADLFREHQLRPPKGVLLYGPPGCGKTLIAKAVANSLAKQVAEKTGQEGKSFFLNIKGPELLNKYVGETERHIRLVFQRAREKASAGTPVIVFFDEMDSIFRTRGSGVSSDVENTIVPQLLSEIDGVEGLENVIVIGASNREDMIDPAILRPGRLDVKIKIERPDAEAAKDIFSKYILTGLPLHPDDLKEHGGSEEATVEAMIQATVERMYAETEENRFLEVTYANGDKEVLYFKDFNSGAMIQNIVDRAKKMAIKQYLDTGQKGLRVNHLLAACVDEFSENEDLPNTTNPDDWARISGKKGERIVYIRTLVSGTKGSEAGRSIDTVANTGQYL; from the coding sequence GTGGCCGCTCGTGACGATGCTGGGGCGCGCAAGGCGCAGCACGAAAAAGAGGTCAAGGACCTCCAGACGCAGATCTCCTTCCTGGAGGAGGAGATCTCCGTGCTGCGCCGGAAGCTCGCGGAATCCCCGCGCCAAGTACGTGTTCTGGAAGAACGCCTCCATGAGGCACAGGCCAACCTGGCCGCCGTAACCGGTCAGAACGAGCGTCTCGTAGCGACCCTCAAAGAGGCTCGTGAGCAGATAGTGGCGCTCAAGGAGGAGGTCGACAGGCTCGCACAACCACCATCCGGGTTCGGGGTCTTCCTCGAAGCCCGCGACGACGGGACCGTCGACATCTTCACCGGCGGACGCAAACTCCGCGTGAACGTCAGCCCGGCGGTCGACGTCGACTCCCTCCAGCGCGGCCAAGAGGTTCTGCTCAACGAGGCCCTCAACGTCGTCGAAGCACTCGACTTCGAAGAACAGGGCGAAGTCGTCATGCTCAAGGAGCTCTTCGACGACGGGGAACGCGCCCTCGTCATCGCGCACGCCGACGAGGAACGCGTCATCAAGCTCGCCGAACCGCTCCGCGGAGTGCCCCTGCGCGCCGGCGACTCCCTCATGCTCGAACCGCGGTCCGGATACGCCTACGAGAAGATCCACAAGGCGGAGGTCGAAGAACTCGTCCTCGAAGAGGTCCCCGACATCTCCTACGACGAGATCGGCGGCCTCGGCTCGCAGATCGAAATGATCCGCGACGCCGTGGAACTCCCGTACCTGCACGCCGACCTCTTCCGCGAGCACCAGCTCCGCCCGCCCAAGGGAGTCCTCCTGTACGGACCCCCTGGATGCGGCAAGACGCTCATCGCCAAGGCCGTCGCCAACTCCCTCGCCAAGCAGGTCGCCGAGAAGACCGGGCAGGAGGGCAAGAGCTTCTTCCTCAACATCAAGGGCCCCGAGCTGCTCAACAAGTACGTCGGCGAAACCGAGCGGCACATCCGCCTGGTCTTCCAGCGCGCCCGCGAGAAGGCGTCCGCCGGAACACCCGTCATCGTCTTCTTCGACGAGATGGACTCCATCTTCCGCACCCGCGGATCCGGAGTCTCCTCCGACGTCGAGAACACCATCGTCCCGCAGCTCCTCAGCGAGATCGACGGCGTCGAAGGGCTGGAGAACGTCATCGTCATCGGCGCCTCCAACCGCGAGGACATGATCGACCCGGCGATCCTGCGCCCCGGCCGGCTCGACGTCAAGATCAAGATCGAGCGTCCGGACGCCGAGGCCGCCAAGGACATCTTCTCCAAGTACATCCTCACCGGGCTGCCGCTCCACCCCGACGACCTCAAGGAGCACGGCGGCTCCGAGGAGGCCACCGTCGAGGCCATGATCCAGGCGACCGTCGAGCGCATGTACGCCGAAACCGAGGAGAACCGCTTCCTCGAGGTCACCTACGCCAACGGCGACAAGGAAGTCCTCTACTTCAAGGACTTCAACTCCGGCGCGATGATCCAGAACATCGTCGACCGCGCCAAGAAGATGGCCATCAAGCAGTACCTCGACACCGGCCAGAAGGGACTCCGCGTCAACCACCTCCTCGCCGCCTGCGTCGACGAGTTCAGCGAGAACGAGGACCTGCCCAACACCACCAACCCCGACGACTGGGCCCGCATCTCCGGCAAGAAGGGCGAGCGGATCGTCTACATCCGCACGCTCGTCTCCGGCACCAAGGGCTCCGAGGCCGGCCGGTCCATCGACACCGTCGCCAACACCGGCCAGTACCTGTAA
- a CDS encoding tRNA (adenine-N1)-methyltransferase: MSEPQPNEPAPTPGRIPHGPFRPGDQVQLTDPKGRVNTITLQPGKQYHSHKGTVPHDAIIGSPEGTVYRTSGGIEFLAFRPLLADFTLRMPRGAAVVYPKDAAQIIAMADIFPGARVVEAGAGSGALSCFLLRAVGEKGLLSSYERRPDFADIARANVEKFFGGPHPAWRLTVGSLEESLTETEVDRVVLDMLAPWEPLDAVAKALIPGGVICAYIATTTQMSRIVEDIRAHGSFAEPHAFETMLRTWHVDGLAVRPDHRMIGHTGFLVTARRLADGVTPPARRRRPAKGAHPAPRDPARPADTTPPADAPPPADAPPPGEAPPGGHATPGGDAEA, encoded by the coding sequence ATGAGCGAACCCCAGCCGAACGAGCCCGCACCCACCCCCGGCCGCATCCCCCACGGCCCGTTCCGGCCCGGAGACCAGGTTCAGCTCACCGACCCCAAGGGCCGCGTCAACACCATCACCCTCCAGCCCGGCAAGCAGTACCACTCCCACAAGGGCACCGTCCCCCACGACGCCATCATCGGAAGCCCCGAAGGCACCGTCTACCGCACCAGCGGCGGCATCGAATTCCTCGCCTTCCGCCCCCTCCTCGCCGACTTCACCCTCCGCATGCCCCGCGGCGCCGCCGTCGTCTACCCCAAGGACGCCGCGCAGATCATCGCGATGGCCGACATCTTCCCCGGCGCCCGCGTCGTCGAGGCCGGCGCCGGATCCGGCGCCCTCAGCTGCTTCCTCCTGCGCGCCGTGGGCGAGAAGGGCCTCCTGTCCTCCTACGAGCGGCGCCCCGACTTCGCCGACATCGCCCGCGCCAACGTCGAGAAGTTCTTCGGCGGCCCCCACCCCGCCTGGCGCCTCACCGTCGGCTCCCTCGAGGAATCCCTCACCGAGACCGAGGTCGACCGCGTCGTCCTCGACATGCTCGCCCCCTGGGAACCCCTCGACGCCGTCGCCAAGGCCCTCATCCCCGGCGGCGTCATCTGCGCCTACATCGCCACCACCACCCAGATGTCCCGCATCGTCGAGGACATCCGCGCCCACGGCAGCTTCGCCGAACCCCACGCCTTCGAGACCATGCTCCGCACCTGGCACGTCGACGGCCTCGCCGTCCGCCCCGACCACCGCATGATCGGCCACACCGGCTTCCTCGTCACCGCCCGCCGCCTCGCCGACGGCGTCACGCCCCCCGCCCGGCGCCGCCGCCCCGCCAAGGGCGCCCACCCCGCCCCCCGCGACCCCGCCCGCCCCGCCGACACGACGCCTCCCGCCGACGCCCCTCCGCCCGCCGACGCCCCTCCGCCCGGCGAGGCCCCGCCCGGCGGGCACGCCACGCCCGGCGGCGACGCCGAGGCATAG
- a CDS encoding site-2 protease family protein, with product MTRSAPPTEDTTPPGRPTPGGTPRPGLLMGRPFGIPVYVSPSWFVVAALITVLFEGQVNDVVERPLSYAVAFTYAVLLYGSVFVHELSHAVTARAFRLPVRSVTLHVLGGETAIEREAPTPGREFLIAFAGPLVNLVLAGLGVLAHLLLPLPGIALLLVDALTFANLLVGVFNLLPGLPLDGGRLIRAAVWKATGHSRNGAIIAGWVGRAVAVACLFAGAWLATYGTGAAEGEGVGGIGWLALLWSALVASFIWVGATQAIRAEHIRDRIPHLTARGLARRAVLVTPDVPLAEAIRRTHHDQAGAIVITDHDGRPLGLVSEKAVTATPEHRRPWITAGELSRGIDDGLTLPADLSGEDLLDALRRSPATEYLLVEPDGSIYGVLATADVDRAFAGI from the coding sequence GTGACACGCAGCGCGCCACCGACCGAGGACACCACGCCCCCCGGCCGCCCCACCCCCGGCGGCACACCACGCCCCGGCCTCCTCATGGGACGCCCCTTCGGCATCCCCGTCTACGTCTCGCCCAGCTGGTTCGTCGTCGCCGCGCTGATCACCGTCCTGTTCGAAGGCCAGGTCAACGACGTCGTCGAACGCCCCCTCAGCTACGCCGTCGCCTTCACCTACGCCGTCCTCCTCTACGGCTCCGTCTTCGTCCACGAACTCAGCCACGCCGTCACCGCGCGCGCCTTCCGCCTCCCCGTCCGCTCCGTCACCCTCCACGTCCTCGGCGGCGAGACCGCCATCGAACGCGAAGCCCCCACCCCCGGCCGCGAATTCCTCATCGCCTTCGCCGGCCCCCTCGTCAACCTCGTCCTCGCCGGACTCGGCGTCCTCGCCCACCTCCTGCTCCCCCTCCCCGGCATCGCCCTCCTCCTCGTCGACGCCCTCACCTTCGCCAACCTCCTCGTCGGCGTCTTCAACCTCCTGCCCGGCCTCCCCCTCGACGGCGGACGCCTCATCCGTGCCGCCGTCTGGAAGGCCACCGGGCACAGCCGCAACGGCGCCATCATCGCCGGCTGGGTCGGCCGCGCCGTCGCCGTCGCCTGCCTCTTCGCCGGCGCCTGGCTCGCCACCTACGGAACCGGCGCCGCCGAGGGCGAAGGCGTCGGCGGCATCGGCTGGCTCGCCCTCCTGTGGTCCGCGCTCGTCGCCTCCTTCATCTGGGTCGGCGCCACCCAGGCCATCCGCGCCGAGCACATCCGCGACCGCATCCCCCACCTCACCGCCCGCGGCCTCGCCCGCCGCGCCGTCCTCGTCACCCCCGACGTCCCCCTCGCCGAGGCGATCCGCCGCACCCACCACGACCAGGCCGGCGCCATCGTCATCACCGACCACGACGGCCGCCCCCTCGGCCTCGTCAGCGAGAAGGCCGTCACCGCCACCCCCGAGCACCGCCGCCCCTGGATCACCGCGGGCGAACTGTCCCGCGGCATCGACGACGGGCTCACCCTCCCCGCCGACCTCTCCGGCGAGGACCTCCTCGACGCGCTCCGCCGCAGCCCCGCCACCGAGTACCTCCTCGTCGAACCCGACGGGAGCATCTACGGCGTCCTCGCCACCGCCGACGTCGACCGGGCCTTCGCCGGCATCTGA
- a CDS encoding RecB family exonuclease, with the protein MSPSRAGDFMTCPLLYRFRVIDRLPERPSAAAARGTLVHAVLERLFDLPRAGRTAEAAVEMLAPEWERLLEAEPELAELFAEGDAGEAERAEWLGQARRMVERYFTLEDPRRLEPAERELFVETVLESGLKLRGYIDRVDVAPSGDVRIVDYKTGTAPRADFEARALFQMKFYALVLWRLRGRVPRLLQLMYLGNGEVLRYEPDEADLRATQRKVEALWQAIRRAMDTGEWRPRRGRLCDWCDHRELCPEFGGTPPPLPVAGGGERSAAELVEEPAGAARERDDL; encoded by the coding sequence TTGTCGCCGTCGCGGGCCGGCGACTTCATGACGTGCCCGCTGCTGTACCGGTTCCGGGTGATCGACCGGCTGCCGGAGCGGCCGAGCGCGGCGGCGGCGCGGGGGACGCTGGTGCACGCGGTGCTGGAGCGGCTGTTCGACCTGCCGCGGGCGGGGCGGACGGCGGAGGCGGCGGTGGAGATGCTGGCGCCGGAGTGGGAGCGGCTGCTGGAGGCGGAGCCGGAGCTGGCGGAGCTGTTCGCCGAGGGGGACGCCGGGGAGGCGGAGCGGGCGGAGTGGCTGGGCCAGGCGCGGCGGATGGTGGAGCGGTACTTCACGCTGGAGGATCCGCGGCGGCTGGAGCCGGCGGAGCGCGAGCTGTTCGTGGAGACGGTGCTGGAGTCGGGGCTGAAGCTGCGGGGGTACATCGACCGGGTGGACGTGGCGCCGAGCGGCGACGTGCGGATCGTGGACTACAAGACGGGGACGGCGCCGCGGGCGGATTTCGAGGCGCGGGCGCTGTTCCAGATGAAGTTCTACGCGCTGGTGCTGTGGCGGCTGCGGGGTCGGGTGCCGCGGCTGCTGCAGCTGATGTACCTGGGGAACGGGGAGGTTCTGCGGTACGAGCCGGACGAGGCGGATCTGCGGGCGACGCAGCGGAAGGTGGAGGCGCTGTGGCAGGCGATCCGGCGGGCGATGGACACCGGTGAGTGGCGGCCGCGGCGGGGGCGGCTGTGCGACTGGTGCGATCACCGGGAGCTGTGCCCGGAGTTCGGGGGCACTCCCCCGCCGCTGCCGGTGGCGGGGGGCGGGGAGCGGTCCGCCGCCGAGCTGGTGGAGGAGCCGGCGGGTGCGGCGCGGGAGCGCGATGATCTGTAG
- a CDS encoding sensor histidine kinase, producing the protein MKTRPQIADALFAVGLLAVGLPELFLEELPAGAGYDRFREPDVWNGLLVAAVTLSLTWRRRSPLQVLLFIVAGEMAMAVAGYPPSVADVAAFLVGVYSVAAHRGLAQSAVGGAVAFVYFLVYLVMVPVEASPLVVVTDCALVVGVWVLGRNLRLRRAYLAELEDRAARLERVRGSDARAARIEERSRIARELHDVVAHHVSVMTVQAGAARRIIDRDAGSAREAMSTIEEVGRTALSEMRRIVGVLRTDRDAEQEGRELAPQPGLGDLGALLDHVRETGLSVQLWIEGEARSPSPGVDVAAFRLIQEALTNTLKHAGPEARAWVRLYYGEDDLTVEVEDDGRGTSTFVGGDEGNPGHGLVGMYERVALYGGELKIGPRVGGGFGVRARFPLEA; encoded by the coding sequence TTGAAGACGCGTCCTCAGATCGCCGACGCGCTGTTCGCCGTGGGCCTGCTGGCGGTGGGGCTGCCGGAGCTGTTCCTGGAGGAGCTGCCGGCGGGCGCGGGTTACGACCGGTTCCGTGAGCCGGACGTGTGGAACGGGCTGCTGGTCGCCGCGGTGACGCTGTCGCTGACGTGGCGGCGGCGCAGCCCCCTGCAGGTGCTGCTGTTCATCGTCGCGGGCGAGATGGCGATGGCGGTGGCGGGGTATCCGCCGTCGGTGGCGGACGTGGCGGCGTTCCTGGTGGGGGTGTACAGCGTCGCGGCGCACCGGGGGCTGGCGCAGAGCGCGGTCGGCGGGGCGGTGGCGTTCGTGTACTTCCTGGTGTACCTGGTGATGGTGCCGGTGGAGGCGTCGCCGCTGGTGGTGGTGACGGACTGCGCGCTGGTGGTCGGGGTGTGGGTGCTGGGCCGGAATCTGCGGCTGCGGCGGGCGTATCTGGCGGAGCTGGAGGACCGGGCGGCGCGGCTGGAGCGGGTGCGGGGGTCGGACGCGCGGGCGGCGCGGATCGAGGAGCGGTCGCGGATCGCGCGGGAGCTGCACGACGTGGTGGCGCACCATGTGAGCGTGATGACGGTGCAGGCGGGGGCGGCGCGGCGGATCATCGACCGGGACGCGGGCAGCGCGCGCGAGGCGATGTCGACGATCGAGGAGGTCGGGCGGACGGCGCTGAGCGAGATGCGGCGGATCGTGGGGGTGCTGCGGACGGACCGGGACGCCGAGCAGGAGGGGCGGGAGCTGGCGCCGCAGCCGGGCCTGGGGGATCTGGGGGCGCTGCTGGACCATGTGCGGGAGACGGGCCTGTCGGTGCAGCTGTGGATCGAGGGGGAGGCGCGGTCGCCGTCGCCGGGGGTGGACGTGGCGGCGTTCCGGCTGATCCAGGAGGCGCTGACGAACACGTTGAAGCACGCGGGGCCGGAGGCGCGGGCGTGGGTGCGGCTGTACTACGGGGAGGACGATCTGACGGTGGAGGTGGAGGACGACGGGCGCGGCACGTCGACGTTCGTGGGCGGGGACGAGGGCAATCCGGGTCACGGTCTGGTGGGGATGTACGAGCGGGTCGCGCTGTACGGTGGCGAGTTGAAGATCGGGCCGCGGGTCGGCGGCGGGTTCGGCGTCCGGGCCAGGTTTCCGCTGGAGGCGTGA
- a CDS encoding response regulator: protein MSAVRVLLVDDQPLLRTGFRLILEAESDIAVVGEAGDGAAAVEMTRSLLPDVVLMDIRMPGVDGIEATRRIIRDGTASHDPRVLILTTFDLDEYVIEAVRAGASGFLLKDSPPEDLVQAIRIVAAGDAIVAPSVTRRLLDRFASRLPAVRDEAPPPGLDTLTDREREVLAHVARGLSNAEIAAELVVSETTVKTHVGNVLAKLGLRDRVQAVVYAYETGLSRPGQS, encoded by the coding sequence ATGAGCGCGGTGCGGGTGCTGCTCGTCGATGATCAGCCGCTGCTGCGGACGGGGTTCCGGCTGATCCTGGAGGCGGAGTCCGACATCGCGGTGGTGGGCGAGGCCGGGGACGGCGCGGCGGCGGTGGAGATGACGCGGTCGCTGCTGCCGGACGTGGTGCTGATGGACATCCGGATGCCGGGCGTGGACGGGATCGAGGCGACGCGGCGGATCATCCGGGACGGCACGGCGTCGCACGACCCGAGGGTGCTGATCCTGACGACGTTCGACCTGGACGAGTACGTGATCGAGGCGGTGCGGGCGGGGGCGAGCGGGTTCCTGCTGAAGGACTCGCCGCCGGAGGATCTGGTGCAGGCGATCCGGATCGTGGCGGCGGGCGACGCGATCGTGGCGCCGAGCGTGACGCGGCGGCTGCTGGACCGGTTCGCGTCGCGGCTGCCGGCGGTGCGGGACGAGGCGCCGCCGCCGGGGCTGGACACGCTGACCGACCGGGAGCGCGAGGTGCTGGCGCACGTGGCGCGGGGGCTGTCGAACGCGGAGATCGCGGCGGAGCTCGTGGTGAGCGAGACGACGGTGAAAACGCACGTGGGGAACGTCCTGGCGAAGCTGGGGCTGCGGGACCGGGTGCAGGCGGTCGTGTACGCGTACGAGACGGGTCTGAGCAGGCCGGGGCAGAGCTGA
- a CDS encoding ABC transporter ATP-binding protein — protein MTNTAPSTAGASTVPGPGDFAARTQRIAKVYGHGDARVVALDGVTVGIPRGRFTAIMGPSGSGKSTLMHCMAGLDSVDSGEVYIGDTELTRLKDKQLTRLRRDKVGFIFQAFNLVPTLTALENITLPMDIAGRRPDREWLDTVIDTVGLRPRLKHRPSELSGGQQQRVACARALASRPEIIFADEPTGNLDSRSGAEVLGFLRDSVRRMGQTIVMVTHDPTAAAYADQVLFLSDGQIVDTMAEPTAERVLERMKGFDPAPAAASGAGASGAAASAGAQGPEGAAR, from the coding sequence GTGACGAACACCGCCCCATCGACCGCCGGCGCGTCCACCGTGCCCGGGCCGGGCGACTTCGCCGCACGGACCCAGCGGATCGCGAAGGTGTACGGGCACGGCGACGCCCGGGTCGTCGCGCTCGACGGGGTCACCGTCGGGATCCCCCGCGGCCGCTTCACGGCGATCATGGGACCGTCGGGGTCGGGGAAGTCGACCCTGATGCACTGCATGGCCGGCCTGGACTCGGTGGACTCCGGGGAGGTCTACATCGGCGACACCGAGCTGACCCGGCTGAAGGACAAGCAGCTGACGCGGCTGCGGCGCGACAAGGTCGGCTTCATCTTCCAGGCGTTCAACCTGGTGCCGACGCTGACGGCGCTGGAGAACATCACGCTGCCGATGGACATCGCGGGCCGCAGACCCGACCGGGAGTGGCTGGACACGGTGATCGACACGGTGGGGCTGCGGCCGCGGCTGAAGCACCGCCCGTCGGAGCTGTCGGGCGGGCAGCAGCAGCGGGTGGCGTGCGCGCGTGCGCTGGCGTCCCGTCCCGAGATCATCTTCGCGGACGAGCCGACGGGGAACCTGGACTCGCGGTCCGGCGCGGAGGTGCTGGGGTTCCTGCGGGACTCGGTGCGGCGGATGGGCCAGACGATCGTGATGGTGACGCATGACCCGACCGCGGCGGCGTACGCCGACCAGGTGCTGTTCCTGTCGGACGGGCAGATCGTCGACACGATGGCGGAGCCGACGGCCGAGCGGGTGCTGGAGCGGATGAAGGGCTTCGACCCGGCCCCCGCCGCCGCGTCCGGGGCCGGCGCGTCCGGCGCCGCGGCGTCCGCGGGCGCGCAGGGCCCGGAGGGCGCGGCGCGATGA